A genomic region of Verrucomicrobiota bacterium contains the following coding sequences:
- a CDS encoding polysaccharide biosynthesis tyrosine autokinase — MESVKNAPQSESKLHFLDYWRIIRIRKSVILLVFLLVVITTTAVTLILPPQYLSMVRIAVEKDATDISGLFQRDSIQVYDPYFIQTEFEKITSKKVLHKVIEDMGLNNEWAKRYNSEGPLKTSETYEILKRHIDVRQTRNTSLIEISVRSEDRREAANLCNKIAETYKENRLSLRRDMSDKGITKLKDEYQLQLARVHSLQSNAAELRLRLKISDYVAEGNAPVTTLEPETVRRLENEHLAARGELAFYTAKLDDLRSMNRENLRKAILSAEPDDLLKDLFLRLNDTEQRWSALNKDVGDLHPEVIKTKALLSTLNTQIEARIDGILMGLGSRLKATTQRALELSNQVAVAIEKDAKAASEYRPYFLIKGELETEKRILETMKFKIVQEEVDLSLPKSSIVEVTDRAEESQKPFRPNIPLNIGLGVVVGLLIGVGLAFFIEYLDTSVKTIDDVERALQAPVLGVIPQNVGSLLEEGADSPHAEAYRVLRTNVLFSQKDPQKNTLTVVSGGAGEGKSTTIFNLATIFAQHGSRVLVVDSDLRRPSLHKILKVSNTVGLTNYLLKQNSLEEVIQTTKQPGLDFLPSGKLPSSSLGILNSTQMREFIREAKKRYDYVFFDSPPIMGVSDASILASEVDLALLVIQYRKYPQAMTVRAKQMVEKVGGTLLGVVLNNINISQDSYYYYYSGYYYDYYSRNDEGGGKKNGEHKKAAAQAGETPERGGGVEIKQKY, encoded by the coding sequence ATGGAATCAGTCAAGAACGCCCCTCAGTCCGAATCCAAGCTCCATTTCCTCGATTATTGGCGCATCATTCGCATCCGGAAGAGCGTCATTCTGCTGGTGTTCTTGCTCGTGGTCATCACGACGACCGCCGTCACGTTGATCCTCCCCCCTCAATACCTCAGCATGGTTCGCATCGCCGTGGAAAAGGACGCCACGGACATTTCGGGTCTCTTCCAAAGGGACAGCATTCAAGTTTACGATCCCTATTTCATTCAGACTGAGTTCGAGAAGATCACCTCGAAGAAGGTGCTGCATAAAGTCATTGAAGACATGGGGCTCAACAACGAATGGGCCAAGAGGTATAACTCGGAAGGTCCGCTGAAGACCTCCGAGACTTACGAGATTTTGAAGCGGCACATTGATGTCCGCCAAACCCGGAATACGAGTCTGATTGAGATCAGCGTCCGCAGCGAAGATCGGCGGGAAGCGGCCAATCTATGCAATAAAATTGCGGAAACGTACAAGGAGAACCGGCTCAGTCTCCGCCGTGACATGTCCGACAAGGGCATCACCAAACTCAAGGATGAGTATCAATTGCAGTTGGCCAGGGTTCATTCGTTGCAGAGCAATGCGGCCGAGTTGCGCCTCAGGTTGAAGATCTCGGATTACGTGGCCGAAGGCAACGCCCCGGTCACCACTCTCGAACCGGAGACGGTCCGGCGGCTCGAGAACGAACACCTGGCGGCCCGCGGCGAGTTGGCATTTTACACCGCGAAGCTCGACGATTTGCGCAGCATGAACCGGGAAAACCTTCGCAAGGCCATTCTCTCGGCCGAGCCGGACGACCTGTTGAAGGATCTTTTTCTCCGCCTGAACGACACCGAGCAGCGGTGGTCCGCGCTGAACAAGGATGTGGGTGATTTGCACCCAGAAGTGATCAAAACCAAAGCCTTGCTCAGCACCCTCAACACGCAGATTGAGGCGCGTATCGATGGGATCCTCATGGGATTGGGAAGCCGGTTGAAAGCCACGACTCAACGGGCCCTCGAGCTGTCGAACCAAGTGGCGGTGGCCATCGAGAAGGACGCCAAGGCCGCCAGCGAATACCGGCCCTATTTCTTGATCAAAGGAGAGTTGGAGACGGAGAAGCGGATCCTGGAGACGATGAAGTTCAAGATCGTCCAGGAGGAGGTGGACTTGAGCCTTCCCAAGAGCTCGATCGTGGAAGTCACGGACCGGGCGGAAGAGAGCCAAAAACCTTTCCGGCCGAATATTCCGCTGAACATTGGTTTGGGCGTGGTGGTGGGTCTTCTGATCGGAGTGGGCCTGGCCTTCTTCATTGAGTATCTCGACACGAGCGTGAAGACCATTGACGACGTGGAGCGCGCTTTGCAGGCGCCGGTGCTGGGCGTGATTCCGCAGAACGTGGGCTCGTTGCTGGAGGAAGGGGCGGACAGCCCGCATGCCGAAGCTTACCGGGTGTTGAGAACCAATGTCTTGTTCTCCCAGAAAGACCCTCAGAAGAACACGTTGACGGTGGTGAGCGGTGGCGCGGGTGAAGGCAAATCCACCACGATTTTCAATCTGGCCACCATCTTTGCCCAGCATGGGAGCCGGGTTTTGGTGGTGGATTCGGATCTGCGCCGCCCGAGCCTGCACAAGATTCTGAAGGTCTCGAACACCGTGGGACTGACCAACTACCTCCTCAAACAGAACTCGCTGGAGGAGGTCATTCAGACGACCAAACAGCCGGGGTTGGATTTTCTGCCGAGCGGCAAGTTGCCCAGCAGTTCCCTGGGTATTTTGAATTCGACCCAAATGCGAGAGTTCATTCGCGAGGCCAAAAAGCGTTACGATTACGTGTTCTTCGATTCTCCGCCCATCATGGGTGTCAGCGACGCCTCGATCCTGGCAAGCGAGGTTGATTTGGCGCTGTTGGTGATTCAATATCGCAAATACCCGCAGGCCATGACCGTTCGTGCCAAGCAGATGGTCGAGAAGGTGGGCGGGACATTGCTGGGAGTTGTGCTCAACAACATCAATATTTCCCAGGATTCTTACTACTACTACTACAGCGGTTATTATTACGATTACTACTCCCGGAACGATGAGGGCGGGGGCAAAAAGAACGGGGAACACAAGAAGGCCGCCGCCCAAGCCGGGGAAACGCCGGAACGGGGTGGCGGAGTGGAGATCAAGCAAAAGTATTGA
- a CDS encoding threonylcarbamoyl-AMP synthase: protein MAGVSSIPLLRAENGKILPADTPEAFAQSVALAADWLKRGSVVVLPTETVYGLAASAWNERAIEEIYRLKGRPASNPLIVHVSGMEMAKASVNDWPEAADQLARAFWPGPLTLVLPKRSVIPDRVTAGGSTVAVRWPSHPIFQAVLEQCGFPLAAPSANRSNKTSPTAATQVLQSLGENAPWIVDGGPCPVGIESTVVDVAGKVPRVLRAGMISREAIERVLGRSVGTAQSETLAGNEVETLRSPGLMRSHYAPRADLWTGRWKHGKSARIALTGMGLKMEQVAVISHTIIPEGFERVIVLPNDPEAYARGMYAAWHRCDEEGVAAILVEEPPDGQAWEGIWDRLRRASRGRLEGGI from the coding sequence ATTGCTGGCGTGAGTTCGATTCCACTTCTCCGAGCAGAAAACGGCAAGATTCTTCCTGCCGACACGCCCGAAGCTTTTGCCCAGTCCGTGGCGCTGGCTGCGGATTGGTTGAAGCGCGGTAGCGTGGTGGTCCTCCCGACCGAAACCGTCTATGGACTGGCGGCGAGTGCTTGGAATGAAAGGGCGATTGAGGAGATCTATCGCCTCAAGGGACGGCCTGCTTCCAATCCCCTCATTGTGCATGTGTCAGGCATGGAAATGGCCAAAGCCAGTGTGAACGATTGGCCTGAAGCGGCCGATCAACTGGCGAGAGCCTTTTGGCCGGGTCCGCTGACGCTCGTTTTGCCCAAGCGCTCTGTAATACCGGACAGGGTGACGGCAGGCGGGTCGACGGTGGCTGTGCGCTGGCCTTCACATCCCATCTTTCAGGCGGTGCTGGAGCAATGCGGATTTCCGCTGGCCGCGCCCAGCGCGAATCGGTCCAACAAAACCTCTCCAACGGCAGCGACTCAGGTCTTGCAGAGCCTTGGTGAAAACGCCCCCTGGATTGTTGATGGAGGTCCATGCCCCGTTGGCATTGAATCGACCGTGGTGGATGTTGCGGGAAAAGTTCCGAGAGTTCTGCGGGCCGGGATGATTTCGAGGGAGGCGATTGAGAGAGTTCTGGGCCGGAGTGTTGGCACGGCGCAGTCAGAAACCTTGGCGGGGAATGAAGTCGAGACGCTCCGCAGTCCTGGTTTGATGCGGTCCCACTATGCACCGCGGGCGGATTTGTGGACTGGGCGATGGAAGCACGGGAAGAGTGCGCGCATTGCCTTGACTGGAATGGGCCTCAAAATGGAGCAAGTGGCTGTCATTTCTCACACCATCATACCTGAAGGTTTCGAGCGAGTGATCGTCTTGCCGAATGATCCTGAAGCGTATGCGAGGGGGATGTATGCCGCCTGGCATCGATGTGATGAAGAGGGGGTTGCGGCGATCTTGGTCGAGGAGCCACCCGACGGTCAGGCTTGGGAAGGGATCTGGGATCGACTGAGAAGGGCGTCGAGAGGTCGACTCGAAGGGGGAATTTAA
- a CDS encoding polysaccharide export protein: protein MRAGAKRTGNTRRPPPKPGKRRNGVAEWRSSKSIDPCGWIVGIVALMKLVRSFFFSSLWEKARPRLAVHFLWLLPAMALTTGCETTGGGLGSSTSPAPGAAAKAPVAPAPEAPPVVRGDVLRPNDMVSVLFSGLASAPNRHDERIKDDGSLTLPLNLRIQAAGKTPGQLQRDIYNLYVPAYFREQLTVTVAPENRFFFVDGDVRTPNRYVYAGEMTVLKAISAAGGFTDFANRKNVILNRSNGEKLIINCEKAAKNPTLDKPVYPGDQIIVKRRLI, encoded by the coding sequence ATGAGGGCGGGGGCAAAAAGAACGGGGAACACAAGAAGGCCGCCGCCCAAGCCGGGGAAACGCCGGAACGGGGTGGCGGAGTGGAGATCAAGCAAAAGTATTGACCCTTGCGGTTGGATTGTTGGAATCGTGGCGCTCATGAAGCTCGTTCGATCATTCTTTTTTTCCTCCCTTTGGGAAAAGGCCAGGCCTCGGCTCGCGGTCCATTTTCTTTGGCTACTCCCGGCGATGGCTTTGACGACCGGTTGTGAAACCACCGGCGGAGGACTCGGGAGTTCCACTTCGCCTGCGCCCGGTGCGGCGGCGAAGGCTCCTGTCGCGCCCGCCCCCGAAGCGCCTCCCGTGGTCCGCGGCGATGTGCTCAGGCCCAACGACATGGTGTCGGTTCTTTTCTCGGGTCTGGCTTCCGCTCCCAATCGCCACGACGAGCGCATCAAAGATGACGGGAGTTTGACTCTGCCTCTGAATTTGCGCATCCAGGCGGCGGGTAAAACCCCCGGCCAGTTGCAAAGGGATATTTATAACCTCTACGTTCCGGCTTATTTCCGCGAACAATTGACGGTCACGGTGGCTCCGGAAAATCGGTTCTTCTTCGTCGATGGCGATGTGCGGACCCCGAACCGTTACGTCTACGCGGGCGAGATGACCGTGCTCAAGGCCATTTCCGCTGCCGGAGGATTCACGGATTTCGCCAACCGCAAGAATGTCATCCTGAACCGGTCCAACGGAGAGAAGCTCATCATCAATTGCGAGAAGGCCGCGAAGAATCCCACCTTGGACAAGCCGGTTTATCCCGGGGATCAGATTATCGTCAAACGCAGGCTCATCTGA
- a CDS encoding NUDIX domain-containing protein gives MDFPHKISTLLYGFNAQDEVLLLHRTREPNRGRWSPPGGKLKTWLGESPYRCACREAGEEMNLALSESDLRLTGLVSEAAYQGTTHWLMFLFEIRRKLEKPPPPHEEGVFAFYSRTALDRLDLPDTDRDFLWPQFWKHRGGFFAAHGIWSSASEVSWHLEESIHGTSHRPQQ, from the coding sequence ATGGATTTTCCCCACAAGATCTCCACGTTGCTTTACGGCTTCAATGCCCAGGACGAAGTGTTGTTGCTCCATCGCACGCGGGAGCCGAACCGGGGGCGATGGAGCCCGCCGGGGGGCAAACTCAAAACCTGGCTCGGCGAGTCGCCCTATCGCTGCGCCTGCCGCGAAGCCGGCGAGGAAATGAATTTGGCCCTTTCCGAGAGCGACTTGCGTTTGACCGGCCTCGTCTCCGAAGCGGCCTACCAAGGCACGACCCATTGGTTGATGTTTCTTTTCGAAATTCGACGAAAGCTGGAAAAGCCCCCTCCTCCTCACGAGGAAGGTGTGTTCGCATTTTACTCCCGAACCGCTTTGGATCGGCTCGACCTCCCGGATACCGATCGAGATTTTCTCTGGCCGCAGTTTTGGAAACATCGCGGTGGTTTTTTCGCGGCCCACGGAATTTGGAGCAGCGCGTCGGAAGTCAGCTGGCATCTCGAAGAATCCATTCATGGAACCTCCCATCGACCTCAACAGTGA
- a CDS encoding FHA domain-containing protein: MNGPGAGSTWVASSLPASFGRSPADGLRCEAKGVWEGHFNVRLEKDGVFVLSARAEAFCRVNGSPVSEVPLRHGDVIDAGEMKLCFGFADAPQKSLRAREVLAWVLILGLGLLQLIVAALLF; this comes from the coding sequence ATGAATGGCCCCGGTGCGGGTTCCACTTGGGTGGCCAGTTCTCTCCCTGCAAGCTTTGGGAGGAGTCCAGCGGACGGCTTGCGTTGCGAAGCCAAAGGAGTCTGGGAGGGGCACTTCAACGTCCGCCTCGAAAAGGATGGTGTCTTTGTGCTCTCGGCCCGGGCAGAGGCGTTCTGCAGGGTCAATGGGTCTCCTGTTTCGGAAGTTCCCCTGCGTCATGGAGACGTCATCGACGCTGGAGAGATGAAGTTGTGTTTTGGATTTGCGGATGCGCCGCAAAAGTCACTCCGGGCGAGGGAAGTCCTGGCCTGGGTGTTGATCCTCGGCTTGGGTTTGTTGCAGTTGATCGTGGCGGCGCTGTTATTCTGA
- the tadA gene encoding tRNA adenosine(34) deaminase TadA, giving the protein MEPPIDLNSDAYFMGEALRLARRAWEHDEVPVGAVIVRAGRVIARSWNQVELLKDATAHAEMLAITQAEAAIGDWRLTDCTLFATKEPCPMCAGAIVHARLSRVVFGVSDAKAGAAGSAMNLLQFEGLNHKSDITRGVREEECRSLLLDFFRQQRAKSKTNR; this is encoded by the coding sequence ATGGAACCTCCCATCGACCTCAACAGTGACGCCTACTTCATGGGTGAGGCTCTGCGGCTCGCTCGCCGCGCCTGGGAACACGACGAAGTTCCGGTGGGTGCGGTCATCGTTCGCGCGGGGCGCGTGATCGCGCGGTCCTGGAATCAGGTGGAGCTGCTCAAAGACGCCACGGCCCACGCCGAGATGCTGGCCATTACTCAAGCCGAAGCCGCGATTGGCGATTGGCGGCTCACGGATTGCACCCTCTTCGCCACCAAAGAACCTTGTCCCATGTGCGCGGGCGCGATCGTGCATGCACGACTCTCCCGTGTGGTATTCGGAGTCTCCGACGCCAAAGCCGGGGCCGCGGGCAGCGCCATGAATCTCCTTCAGTTTGAAGGACTCAACCACAAGTCCGACATCACTCGAGGGGTTCGCGAAGAGGAATGCCGGAGTTTGCTCTTGGACTTCTTCCGCCAGCAGCGGGCGAAATCCAAAACCAACCGCTGA
- a CDS encoding PEP-CTERM sorting domain-containing protein — protein MKKLLTVAALLVVAYATQAQGTVNFNNKTGGVDSPVFDVGGTTKLAGPAFLAGLYEGDTLLGATAPFRTGTGAGYWNPAPDSSRATSVAPGANATLTVRAWEASGGANYAAALSAGKKTGKSDAVTVATGGAGSPPSLPAVLTGLKSFSLVPEPSTIALGALGAAVLLFRRRK, from the coding sequence ATGAAAAAACTTCTAACTGTGGCCGCGCTGCTGGTGGTTGCTTATGCAACTCAGGCGCAAGGCACTGTGAACTTCAACAACAAAACTGGTGGCGTCGATTCTCCCGTGTTTGATGTCGGAGGCACGACCAAGCTTGCTGGTCCGGCCTTCCTGGCTGGTCTCTATGAAGGAGATACACTCCTGGGTGCCACGGCCCCGTTCCGAACGGGTACTGGCGCAGGCTATTGGAATCCGGCTCCGGACAGCTCTCGCGCAACGAGCGTTGCTCCTGGTGCGAACGCGACTCTGACAGTGCGCGCTTGGGAAGCCTCCGGCGGTGCTAACTACGCTGCGGCTCTGTCTGCCGGCAAGAAGACTGGAAAGTCTGATGCTGTGACCGTTGCCACGGGTGGCGCTGGTTCTCCTCCGAGCCTGCCCGCCGTTCTGACCGGACTGAAGAGCTTCAGCTTGGTTCCTGAACCCAGCACGATCGCTCTCGGTGCCCTCGGCGCAGCGGTTCTCCTGTTCCGCCGCCGCAAGTAA